Sequence from the Balaenoptera acutorostrata chromosome 4, mBalAcu1.1, whole genome shotgun sequence genome:
AATCATGTAGGTCACGTTAAGACATTTGGATGTAGTgtaaaaaaaaagcttcttttgtttgtttctttagtatATTTGTCTTAACTTCTCAGAAAGAGTATAAACTTCTTGGGGGCTTATtaatactcaatatttttatccTCCAAGGTACTACTACCCTTTTTAAATATACACTTTGTAAACATGGGGTGGAACTCAGAAGACTGAATTCTGATCCCAGCTCTATGAACTAGCTGTAGGTCATGTCATTTCTTTGTTTCCTCATATGGTGATTGAGGAGATTGGATAGCTCCCTTCTAGTGCTAAAATTTGACGTCCTTATGAACATATGTGAAAGAATGTTGAAGACATTATAAGTGCTATATTAATACATGATGTATAATATGAATACAGAAGGGTTATAGATAAGTTAAATTTATTGCCCTAGAAGTCCCAAATTATGCCACAGAAATAGCTGCTTTTTGTCATATGCTctggcatttttttaaatgccttccaCTATTTATTATACTTCACTCAGGTTAATAATTAACACCTAGTACCATTCTATCTTATATCTCATCTTCTCATCTTCTTTTGCAacttctttaataaaataaacgTGTTATCTCCCCCGAACtattttgtctgttctttccTCTTGGTTATTTCATGCATCTCAAATAGCCTCATACACAATCATACCTCTGTTTTTTTCAAACACTCTACATTTATCTTCTaaggatatttattttgtgaCTTTCAGAAAAACTGTCCTCTCAGATTACTCTCCTAGAGGCTCAGAAGAGAACTGGAGAGGCAGATAGAGACGTCAGTGAGGTAAgtgatgcattctttttttaaaaaaattatttattttatttatttatttttggctgtgttgtgtcttcgtagCTGTGtgtggacttttctctagttgcggtgagtgggcactcttcgttgtggtgcgcaggcttctcattgcagtggcttgtcttgttgtggagcacaggctctaggtgcccgggcttagtagttgtggctcgcgggctctagggcacaggctccgtagctgtggcgcaccggcttagttgcttcgtggcatgtggaatcttcccagaccagggcttgaacccatgtctcctgcattggcaggcggattcttaaccactgcaccaccagggaagaccgaTGCATCCTTAAAATAATCAGAATATGAGCTCAATCAAAGGGAGGTAATTTCAAACCTAAGCTTTTCTGCAGTTTTCTAATGTTGACAGAGAATTACATTACCTGGAAACTGAGATTTAAGAGTCATAAtggttattatttatcttttactctcatttgtttctaaatatttggaatttttttgttcGTTCAGAACCAACGCAAGTACAGTAGCACTTGCTTGGGATTTGATAACCCATTTTTCATGCTAGGTTATCATTTATTTCAGCTTCTTTACCCATCTCAGAAAAGTTTCTCAGTGAAGAGATTAGATAAAGTCTCTAGTCTCTCCCCAAATCCCCTTCCCCAGTTGGCACAGTTTCACTTAGGATTATATTAAAAAGGGTATCGTCAGAGAATGGTGCTTTTTATAACCTAAAAATTACTGTAAGAAATGTATGGTTGCTCAATATTCTGCTGATTTAAGAGTACTGTTAGCTGTACTGTGTTTAATTGTCCTTCCAATCAAGAAGTCAGTGATAGACTCATAAATGGCTTTGGGGAATAATgtaacttccttttttaaaaaaattaattaattaatttatttttggctgtgttgggtcttcgttgctgcgcgtgggctttctctagttgtggcgagcaggggctactcttcgttgcagtgcatgggcttctcattgcggtggcttctcttgttgtggagcacgggttctaggtgcacaagcttcagtagttgcagcacatgggttcagtagttgtggctcgcgggctctggagcacaggctcagtagttgtggctcacgggcttagtttttctgtggcatatgggatcttcccagaccagggattgaacccatgtccccaaactcatttaataaaatactaaatttGCCATGAGAGTCACTGGTTTTGTTTCCCAAGAAAACAATTATAGAATAATTTATGTGGATTGAGCAGTCTAACACAGTAATCCTTGTAATAGTAACTTGGTTAATATTTTGTAAAACAGGTCCATAATGTCTTCCCAATCCCCAACAGAACtcctttttgattattttatccTGGTAATTTATCTCAATCAACATGTTTGATATTTGTCTGTTAATGGCTGTCTTATCTAATACTTCCCATTTCAATAGATAGTTTAGGAAAAGGAATCCCTAACTTCCTCCTTGGCATGGgatgaaacaaaaatttaattcatttcctgcttccctttttatttttaagcagttCTTAGGAGAAATAAGTAGTTTTAATATGAAGAAAGTTTCCCAAGTGaggaatatttagaaaatgagtCTCAGGTTTCCTTAGGTCTTATGAATATGACATGACCTCAGTGCAGGATTGACAGGATGCCCTCAGAGGTCCAAGTTgggaaaactgattttaaaagtatttagcaGTTTTATGGTAAGAAGGTTTGGACAGAAAAGTTTTAGGTTttggaaaatacacaaaatacCAGTTTTTACTTaggctccttccttccttccttcctccctccctccctttctttctttctttctaataaatttatttatttattatttatttatattggagatttatttattttggctgcactgggtcttcgttgcagcacgcaggcttctctagttgcggtgcacaggctctagagtgtgcaggctcagtagttgtggcgtgagggcttagttgcggtatgtgggatcttagttccctgaccagggattgaacctgggccgcctgcattgggagtgcggagtcttaaccactggaccaccagggaagtccctacttaaGCTCTTTTCTATAAAACATTCGATtgaggctttttctttctttttttaaaaacagatgagCATGGTTGATATTGCCAGGCTCAACAAGAGCAGCTCTTCTGCTGAGGAAAGTGGACAAGATGTCCTGGAGAACACATTTTCTCAGAAGCATAAAGAACTATCCATTTTATTGTTGGAAATGAAAGAAGCTCAAGAGGAGATTGCATTCCTTAAGTTGCAGCTTCAAGGCAAAAGGGCAGAGGGTGACCCTGAGGTCCTtgaccaaaaagaaatgaaacagacaGTGAGTGAAGGAATACCTTCAGTTAAAATGACAGTATTGCTTGAAGATACAGGGCAACATTTTCCCCCCATGCCAAATGAAGAGAGTGGTCTTCCAacaactgagaaagaagaacagatgaGCATTAAATACCAACACAGAACATCTGAGGAAATATCTTTAAATGACACTGGAATGGAATTAAAATCAGCAAAGcaggatgatgatgataaatCCCCTTCTGTGGTATCAGGTATTTGTCAGCATCACCAGGATGAATTGGAAAAGCTAAAAGGTCAAATTTTGGAGCTTGAGCTAAACCTTCATAAAGCAGAAGAGATCTATGAGAAAAATTTAGATGAGAAAGCTAAGGAAATAGGAAACCTAACCCAGCTGATTGAAGAGTTTAAGAAAAATGCTGAAAACACCAATAGTGCATTCACTGCTTTGTCTGAAGAAAGAGACCAGCTTCTTTCTCAGGTGAAGGAACTTAGTGTGGTAACGGAACTGAGGGCTCAGGTACAGCAACTGGAAGTGAACCTTGCAGAAGCAGAAAGGCAAAGAAGACTTGACTATGAAAGCCAGACTGCTCATCACAACTTGCTCACTGAACAGATCCACAGTCTCAGCATAGAAGCCAAATCTAAAGATGTAAAGATTGAAGTTTTACAGAACGAACTGGATGATGTGCAGGTTCAGTTTTCTGAGCAGAGTACAGTGATCAAAAGCCTGCAGAGCCAGCTGCAGAAGAAGGAAAGTGAAGTGCTCGAGGGGGCAGACCGTGAGAGGGATATCTCAAATAAGGTGGAAGAACTTTCACAGGCTCTTTCACAGAAGGAACTTGAAATAGCAAATATGGACCAACTCttactagagaaaaagaaagatgtggAAATCCTCCAACAAACCATCGAGGAGAAGGATCAGCAAGTGACAGAAATCAGCTTTAGTATGATGGAGAAAATGGTTCAGCTTAATGAAGAGAAGTTTTCTCTTGGGGTTGAAATTAAGACACTTAAAGAACAGCTGAATTTATTATCCAGAGCTGAAGAGGCCAAAAAAGAGCAGGTGGAAGAAGATAAAGAAACAGTTTCTGGCATTAAACAGAATTATGATGAGCTGAACCCAGTAGGGCTAATAAGTAAAGAAGAACTTCAGTATGAATTAGACCTTGTAAAGAAAGAAAgtgagcagagaaaaagaaagctccAGGCTGCTCTTATTAACAGAAAGGAACTTCTACAGAGAGTCAGTAGATTAGAAGAGGAATTGGCCAAAGTGAAATATGAACCCAGGAAAGACACCCCACTCAGTGAGAGTGAGAGGAGGGAAATGGAGGAAgataaagaaagcaaagaagactTAGAAAAATGTGTGACTTCTAAGTGCCAAGAAATAGAAATGGTAATATCTTTAAAACAGGTAATATCCGAGAAGGAAGTGGAACTAGAGCACGTAAGGAAGGATTTGGAAGAAAAGGCAGCAGCTGAAGAACAGTTACAGGCTGTGGTCAAACAGATGAATCAGAATTTGCAAGAGAAGACAAACCAAATAGATCTGCTCCAAGCAGAAATCATTGAAAACCAAACAGTTATCCAAAAGTTAACCACAGGTAACAAGGATGCAGGTGATGGGGACTCAGCAGCACCTGTAAAAGAAGCAGCAGCCATCAGTCCACTTGGTGCAGGTAGTGGAGAACACTGGAAAccagaactggaagaaaaaatagtggaccttgaaaaagaaaaggagcaaCTTCAAAAGAAGCTACAGGAAGTATTAACCTCTCGCAAGGTGATTCTAAAAAAGGCACAGGAGAAAGAAAGACATCTTCGGGAGGAACTCAAGCAACAGAAAGATGACTATAATCGCTTGCAAGAACAGTTTGATGTGCAAAGCAAGGAAAGTGAGAACATTGGGGACCAACTAAGGCAACTACAGATTCAAGTAAAGGAATCTTCGGACAGAAAACTCCCAGGCAGTGGCCAGCGGGAACCAGGTTCTCCCAGTCAAGGTTTAGAAGAACCTTTATTCAAAGCCACAGAGCAGCAACCTGCTCAACCTGCTTCAGAGTCTGACTTGTGCCCAGACTGGCCTTCTCATCCTGGAGATACAAATGGTCTGCAGGGCAATACTGCTATTGCCCGGATTAAGACACAGCTGAAAGAAATAGAGGCTGAGAAAGAAGAGTTAGAGTTGAAGGTTAGCTCTACAGTAAGTGAGCTGACTAAAAAATCAGAAGAGGTATTTCAGTTACAAGAGCAGATAAATAAACAGAATTTAGAAATCCAAAGTCTGAAGGCAGCATCCCATGAAGCTGAAGCCCACGCAGAAAGCCTGAGGCAACAACTGGAAAGCAGTCAACTAGAAATCACTGGATTAGAACATTTAAGAGAATTACAGCCTGAACTAGGTGAACTGCAAAAACTCATaagcaaaaaagaagaagaagttaGATACCTTTCTGGACAGCTTAGTGCGAAGGAAACAGCCCTTACTAAAGTACAGACAGAGATAACAGAACAAGAGGATTTAGTGAAGGCTCTGCATACACAGCTGGAAATGCAAGCCAAAGCACATGATGAGAAGATAAAGCAGTTACAGGTGGAGCTTTGTGAAATGAAGCAGAAACCAGAAGAGATTGGAGAAGAAAGTAAAGCAAAGCAACAAATACAGAGGAAACTGCAAGCTGCCCTTATTTCCCGAAAAgaagtactaaaagaaaacaaacgtCTCCAAGAAGAGTTGTCTTTGGCCAGAGATACCACTGAACATCTCACCAAGTCTCTGGCAGATGTGGAAAACCAAGTTTCTgctcaaaataaagagaaagatataTTCTTAGGAAAGTTAGCTCTTTTtcaggaagaaagagacaaactcattgcagaaatggacagatctttAATGGAAAATCAAAGTCTCAATGGTTCTTGTGAAAGTCTGAAATTAGCTCTGGAGGGTCTTACTGAAGACAAGGAAAACTTagtgaaagaaattgaatcttTGAAATGTTCTAAGATTGCAGAAAGCACTGAGTGGCAAGAGAAACACAAAGAGTTACAAAAGGAATATGAAATTCTTCTGCAGTCCTATGAGAATGTTAGTAATGAGGCAGAAAGGATTCAGCATGTGGTAGAAACTGTGAGGCAAGAGAAGCAAGAACTATTCGGCAAGTTAAGAAGCACAGAAGGAAacaagaaagagacagaaaagcagTTGCAGGAAGCTAAACAGGAAATGGAGGAGAtgaaagaaaagatgagaaagtTTGCTAAATCTAAACAGCAGAAAATCCTAGAGTTGGAAGAAGAGAATGAGAGGCTTAGAGCAGAGGTACACCCTGCAGGAGGTACATCTAAAGATAGTATGGAAGCACTTATTTCTTCCAATTCTGACATGAAGGAGGAACTAGAAAGGGTCCAAACAGAGTATAAGACCCTTTCTAAGGAGTTTGAGGCTTTAATGATGGAGAAGGACTCTTTAAGTGAAGAGGTTCAGGATTTAAAGCATCAGATAGAAGATAATGTATCCAAACAAGCTAGCCTGGAGGCCACTGAGAAACATGATAACCGGATGGTTGTCACTGAAGAGGCAACCCAGTCTGCTCCAGGTGAGGCCCATGAGCAAAACTCTCCCAGTGTGAGCCCAAGGTCTGAAAATTCAGAATCCATTCATTCAGAGAACAGTGCCAAGCCTGATATAAGTGAGAATGTCAGCTTACATGATGCAATTAATAATTACCTACAGCAGATGGATCAGCTCAAAGAAAGAATCACTGAATTAGAGGAGGACAAGCAGAAAGACAAGGAATTTAGCCAGACTTTAGAAAATGAGAGAGCTGCTTTATTGAGTCAAATATCAGCAAAGGATGGTGAACTAAAAATGCTTCAGGAAGAAGTAACCAAAATAAACTCGATAAATCAGCAAATCCAAGAAGAACTTGCCAGAGTTACCAAGCTAAAGGAGAcagcagaggaagagaaagatgatTTGGAAGAGAGGCTTATGAATCAATTAGCAGAACTTAATGGAAGCATTGGGAATTACTATCAGGATGTTACAGATGCCCAAATCAAAAATGAGCTACTAGAATCTGAAATGCAGAACCTTAAGAAGTGTGTGAGTGAATTGGAAGAAGAAAAGCAGCAGTTAGTCAAGGAGAAAACTAAGGTGGAATCAGAAATACGAAAAGAAtatatggagaaaatacaaggtgCTCAGAAAGGGCCTGGCAATAAAAGTCATGCAAAGGAACTTCAGGagctgttaaaagaaaaacagcaagaaGTAAAGCAGCTGCAGAAGGATTGCATTAGGTACCAAGAGAAAATCAGTGCTCTGGAGAGAACTGTTAAGGCCTTAGAATTTGTTCAGACTGAGTCCCAAAAAGATTTGGAAATAACCAAAGAAAATCTGGCTCAAGCCAATGAACATCGCAAGAAGGCAGAAACAGAATTAGCTAGCTTCAAAGTACTGCTAGATGACACTCAAAGTGAAGCAGCAAGGGTCCTAGCAGACAATTTCAAGTTGAAAAAGGAGCTTCAGTCAAATAAAGAGTCAGTTAAAAGCCAAATGAAACAAAAGGATGATGATCTTGAGCGAAGACTGGAGCAGGTAGAGGAGAAACACCTGAAAGAGAAGAAGAATATGCAAGAGAAACTGGATGCTTTGCATAGAGAAAAAGTCCACTTAGAAGAGACATTTGGAGAGATTCAGGTTACTTTGAACAAGAAAGACAAGGAAGTTAAGCAACTTCAGGAAAACTTGGATAGTACTGTGGCCCAGCTTGCAGCTTTCACTAAGAGCATGTCTTCCCTCCAGGATGATCGGGACAGGGTGATAGATGAAGCCAAGAAATGGGAGAGGAAGTTCAGTGATGCTATTCAaaccaaagaagaagaaattagacTTAAAGAAGAGAATTTCAGTGTTCTAAAGGATCAGCTTAGGCAGATGTCCATCCACATGGAGGAATTGAAGATCAACATTTCCAGGTAAATGAATAATGACTTTTTTTGTGCTTCCAAAGGTAATTGAAGGCAAAGGAAGTCTCTATTTAAACTATTTCTATTCTCTTTAATATTATGGGACTAATTTTGGTTTAAATTCTCCCCGAAGATGTATTCCCTCTCACTTCTGTCTCTCTCGCTCTCTTGCAAATGACATGCAAATGACTTTCTGCTACAACTTGTATTAACATGAAAAATTCACATCTGCTTCTCTACCCATCTTTCTACTGAGAGATCTCTtagatttcttcctttcttctcatttccGTTATCGTTGTCTGAATTTTTACCATAGTACATATTATTGTACTCTCAAATTACTGCCTTAGCCTCTGAAACGatctcctcttttctcttcctcataTTCCACATCAATTCATACTGCATATGCCTGCTAGAGTTACTTTCTTCAAACTCCAATTTTATATCACTTTTCAAGCTCAGGAAATAACAGTGTCCCCCACACTTTGTACTCTCATCTTTAGTAGGATCCTTCTGCTCTGAGACAGGTCTCCTCATTGCCTCTCATACCAAGATTATTCCGTTAAGGGGCCAGGCAACAGCTTGTCTAGAGCAAAGAACAAAATTGGGGGCACTCTTTAGAGTGTCCAAGGTCATGTCACTAAATTAGCAACAtactttggagtttatttttatacgAATTCTTAGGTGCAATATACCTTTAATACAGAACATTCAGTAGAGCTAATACCTCTTTATTAAAAAGATGAACGCCTTCAATTACGAATATTTATTCACTTGTAGATCTGAGTACATGTTGTAGTATGTGTTCCCTAGGCATCAAGTACTTTTCCCTTGAAATCTGTAATTAAtgaccttctctctttttctaggCTTGAACATGACAAGCAGATTTGGGAGTCCAAAGCTCAGACAGAGGTCCAGCTTCAGCAGAAGGTCTGTGATACTCTacaaggagaaaacaaagaaCTTTTTTCCCAGCTAGAAGAGACTCGACATCTATACCGTAGTTCTCAGGATGAATTAGCTAAGTTGGAATCAGAACTGAAGATTCTCAGAGACCAGTCAACTGATTTAAATAactctttagaaaaatataaggaaaataaagaaaatttggaagGGATCATAAAGCAGCAAGAGGCTGATATCCAAAATTGTAAGTTCAGTTATGAACAGCTAGAGACAGATCTTCAGGCCTCCAGACAACTGACCAGTAGGCTGCATGAAGAAATAAACATGAAAGAGCAGAAGATTATAAGCCTGCTTTCTGCCAAGGAACAGGCAGTCCAAGTAGCTGTTGCTGAACTGCATCAGCAGCatgataaagaaattaaagaattggAAAATCTGCTgtcccaggaggaagaggagaatacTGTTTtagaagaagagaacaaaaaagctGTTGACAAAACCAATCAGCTTATGGAAACactgaaaaacatgaaaaaggagaacatgCAACAGAAGGCTCAGTTGAATTCCTTTGTTAAATCCATGTCTTCTCTCCAGGATGACCGAGACCGTGTAGTAGGTGACTACCAACAGCTGGAAGAGCGACATCTCTCTGTGATCTTGGAAAAAGACCAACTCATCCAGGATGCTGCTACTGAGAATAATAAGCTGAAGGAAGAAATTCGATGCTTGAGAAGTCATATGGATGATCTCAATTCTGAGAATGCCAAGCTCAATGCAGAACTGATCCAATATAGAGAAGACCTGAACCAAGTG
This genomic interval carries:
- the GOLGB1 gene encoding golgin subfamily B member 1 isoform X3, which translates into the protein MLSRLSGLANVVLHELSGDETDENMRASLEPELPQESDMEFNDRTQEDVLERLAYTEQLVQELKEIIGQKDAQLQQKDEILQEERKAADNKIKKLKLHAKAKLTSLNKHIEEMKAQGGTVLSTELQSEEQLSKHDKSSTEEEMEVEKIKHKLEEKEELISSLQAQLSQAQAEQATQFAKSSTEMEEFLMMKKQLQEKEELISTLQTQLSQTQAEQAAQQVVREKDARFETQVRLHEDELLQLVTQADVETEMQQKLRVLQRKLEEHEEALLGRAQVVDLLQQELTAAEQRNQIFSQQLQQIEAEQSTLRNTIETERQESKILMEKMELEVAERKLSFHNLQEEMHHLLEQLEQAGQAQAELQSRYSALEQKHKTEMAEKTSHILSLQKTEQELHSACDALKDQNSKLLQDKSEQAAHSAQVIQQLEDQLQEKSEEINQFLNKATLLKHEIASQTSLPDVANEGTQAVTEESIAFLQKRVVELENEKGALLFNSIELEELKAENEKLSSQITLLEAQKRTGEADRDVSEMSMVDIARLNKSSSSAEESGQDVLENTFSQKHKELSILLLEMKEAQEEIAFLKLQLQGKRAEGDPEVLDQKEMKQTVSEGIPSVKMTVLLEDTGQHFPPMPNEESGLPTTEKEEQMSIKYQHRTSEEISLNDTGMELKSAKQDDDDKSPSVVSGICQHHQDELEKLKGQILELELNLHKAEEIYEKNLDEKAKEIGNLTQLIEEFKKNAENTNSAFTALSEERDQLLSQVKELSVVTELRAQVQQLEVNLAEAERQRRLDYESQTAHHNLLTEQIHSLSIEAKSKDVKIEVLQNELDDVQVQFSEQSTVIKSLQSQLQKKESEVLEGADRERDISNKVEELSQALSQKELEIANMDQLLLEKKKDVEILQQTIEEKDQQVTEISFSMMEKMVQLNEEKFSLGVEIKTLKEQLNLLSRAEEAKKEQVEEDKETVSGIKQNYDELNPVGLISKEELQYELDLVKKESEQRKRKLQAALINRKELLQRVSRLEEELAKVKYEPRKDTPLSESERREMEEDKESKEDLEKCVTSKCQEIEMVISLKQVISEKEVELEHVRKDLEEKAAAEEQLQAVVKQMNQNLQEKTNQIDLLQAEIIENQTVIQKLTTGNKDAGDGDSAAPVKEAAAISPLGAGSGEHWKPELEEKIVDLEKEKEQLQKKLQEVLTSRKVILKKAQEKERHLREELKQQKDDYNRLQEQFDVQSKESENIGDQLRQLQIQVKESSDRKLPGSGQREPGSPSQGLEEPLFKATEQQPAQPASESDLCPDWPSHPGDTNGLQGNTAIARIKTQLKEIEAEKEELELKVSSTVSELTKKSEEVFQLQEQINKQNLEIQSLKAASHEAEAHAESLRQQLESSQLEITGLEHLRELQPELGELQKLISKKEEEVRYLSGQLSAKETALTKVQTEITEQEDLVKALHTQLEMQAKAHDEKIKQLQVELCEMKQKPEEIGEESKAKQQIQRKLQAALISRKEVLKENKRLQEELSLARDTTEHLTKSLADVENQVSAQNKEKDIFLGKLALFQEERDKLIAEMDRSLMENQSLNGSCESLKLALEGLTEDKENLVKEIESLKCSKIAESTEWQEKHKELQKEYEILLQSYENVSNEAERIQHVVETVRQEKQELFGKLRSTEGNKKETEKQLQEAKQEMEEMKEKMRKFAKSKQQKILELEEENERLRAEVHPAGGTSKDSMEALISSNSDMKEELERVQTEYKTLSKEFEALMMEKDSLSEEVQDLKHQIEDNVSKQASLEATEKHDNRMVVTEEATQSAPGEAHEQNSPSVSPRSENSESIHSENSAKPDISENVSLHDAINNYLQQMDQLKERITELEEDKQKDKEFSQTLENERAALLSQISAKDGELKMLQEEVTKINSINQQIQEELARVTKLKETAEEEKDDLEERLMNQLAELNGSIGNYYQDVTDAQIKNELLESEMQNLKKCVSELEEEKQQLVKEKTKVESEIRKEYMEKIQGAQKGPGNKSHAKELQELLKEKQQEVKQLQKDCIRYQEKISALERTVKALEFVQTESQKDLEITKENLAQANEHRKKAETELASFKVLLDDTQSEAARVLADNFKLKKELQSNKESVKSQMKQKDDDLERRLEQVEEKHLKEKKNMQEKLDALHREKVHLEETFGEIQVTLNKKDKEVKQLQENLDSTVAQLAAFTKSMSSLQDDRDRVIDEAKKWERKFSDAIQTKEEEIRLKEENFSVLKDQLRQMSIHMEELKINISRLEHDKQIWESKAQTEVQLQQKVCDTLQGENKELFSQLEETRHLYRSSQDELAKLESELKILRDQSTDLNNSLEKYKENKENLEGIIKQQEADIQNCKFSYEQLETDLQASRQLTSRLHEEINMKEQKIISLLSAKEQAVQVAVAELHQQHDKEIKELENLLSQEEEENTVLEEENKKAVDKTNQLMETLKNMKKENMQQKAQLNSFVKSMSSLQDDRDRVVGDYQQLEERHLSVILEKDQLIQDAATENNKLKEEIRCLRSHMDDLNSENAKLNAELIQYREDLNQVISRKDCQQKQLLEAQLQQTKEVKSEYAKLEEKLKESEEAKEELQRSSLALQEEKRGLSKEIENLKVSLSQLKKQLTALQEEGTLGIFQAQLKAKEEEVQKLNTTLALSQKRITELEEELVRVQKEAAKKVGEIEVKLKKELKHLHHDAGIMRNETETAEERVAELARDLVEMEQKLLMVTKENKDLTAQIQSFGRSMSSLQDSRDHASEEVEELKKKYEASLKELAQLREEQGLLSKERDVLVSKAAFPINSTEDNSLPHLEKLNQQLLSKDDQLLHLSSQLEDSYNQVQSFSKAMASLQNERDRLLSELEKFRKSEEGKQRSAAPPATSPDEVQSLKKAMSSLQNDRDRLLKELKNLQQQYLQINQEITELRPLKAQLQEYQDKTKTFQIMQEELRQENLSWQHELHQLRMEKSSWEIHERRMKEQYLMAIADKDQQLSHMQNLMRELRSSSPPTETHTVQYQRQASPETPASLDGSQNLVYETEHLRTQLNDSLKEIHQKELRIQQLNSKFSQLLEEKNTLSIQLCDTSQSLRENQQHYSELFNHCAVLEKQVQELQVVSEKGPLNIDVAPGAPQEKNGAHRKGDPEELRGPQLSFSEAQQQLCNTKQEMNELRKLLEEERDQKVAAEAALSMAEEQIRRLEHGEWDSARSPIIGSCGSQEQALLIDLTSNSCRRTRSGAGWKRVLRSLCHSRTRVPLLAAIYFLLVHVLLVLCFTGHL